A window from Tenacibaculum singaporense encodes these proteins:
- a CDS encoding DUF2797 domain-containing protein encodes MQYQGVLKKMPTENLNTVQYYLDMGADFLNMNQLLNKELRLGFVAYECLNCHLEKKIYRQGFCKKCFFEIPTAGDWIMRPELSKAHLGEEDRDLEYEKKVQLQPHIVYLANSSNVKVGVTRKQQVPTRWIDQGAHEAIEIVEVPNRYLAGITEVALKEHVADKTNWRTMLKNDIKDENLVEWRERLQEFIPDEAKEYYIANNTETNINFPVEKFPKKPKSLNLEKEEMYTGKLVGIKGQYLIFEDETVFNVRANEGLVVKIELL; translated from the coding sequence ATGCAATACCAAGGAGTTTTAAAAAAAATGCCTACCGAAAATTTAAATACAGTTCAATACTATTTAGATATGGGAGCTGATTTTTTGAATATGAATCAGTTATTGAATAAGGAATTGAGGTTGGGTTTTGTTGCTTATGAGTGTTTAAATTGCCATTTAGAAAAGAAAATATACCGTCAAGGATTTTGTAAAAAATGCTTTTTTGAAATCCCAACTGCAGGAGATTGGATTATGCGTCCTGAATTAAGTAAAGCGCATTTAGGAGAAGAAGACAGAGATTTGGAGTATGAAAAAAAGGTACAGTTACAACCACATATTGTTTATTTGGCAAACTCAAGTAATGTAAAAGTAGGAGTAACAAGAAAGCAACAGGTGCCAACTCGTTGGATTGACCAAGGAGCGCATGAAGCTATTGAAATTGTAGAGGTACCGAATCGTTATTTAGCAGGAATTACCGAGGTGGCTTTAAAAGAGCATGTAGCAGATAAAACAAATTGGAGAACCATGCTAAAGAACGATATTAAAGATGAAAACTTGGTTGAGTGGCGAGAGCGATTACAAGAGTTTATTCCTGATGAAGCGAAAGAATACTACATAGCGAATAATACTGAAACTAATATTAATTTTCCTGTTGAAAAGTTTCCTAAAAAACCTAAAAGTTTGAATTTAGAGAAAGAAGAAATGTATACAGGTAAATTGGTAGGAATTAAAGGGCAGTACTTAATTTTTGAAGACGAAACAGTGTTTAATGTTCGTGCCAACGAAGGATTGGTAGTTAAAATTGAATTATTATAA
- the lpxB gene encoding lipid-A-disaccharide synthase: MKYYILVGEASGDLHGANLMKALLKEDPKADIRFWGGDLMQEVGGTLVKHYKERAFMGFVEVLMNLRKILGMISFCKKDIAQFNPDVIIFIDNSGFNLRIAKWAKRQGFRTNYYISPQVWASRAGRVKDIKRDIDQMFVILPFEKEFYKKHGYNVRFVGHPLIDGIAGREQVSIEKFRKEHNLGHKEVIALLPGSRKQEITKMLSVMLSLVDNFPKYQFVVAGAPSQSYEFYKEIIRDANVKFINNKTYDLLSISHAALVASGTATLETALFKVPQVVCYKGSNISYQIAKRIITLKYISLVNLIMDREVVKELIQNDFTKENLQYELTRILESEHRQKLFLSYFDLEQKLGGKGASEKTAKLIVAGLKK, translated from the coding sequence ATGAAATATTACATTCTTGTAGGTGAGGCTTCGGGTGATTTGCACGGAGCTAATTTGATGAAGGCCTTGTTAAAGGAAGATCCGAAAGCAGACATTCGTTTTTGGGGAGGTGACCTAATGCAAGAAGTTGGCGGTACACTTGTTAAGCATTATAAAGAGCGTGCTTTTATGGGCTTTGTTGAGGTGTTGATGAATTTACGAAAGATTTTAGGAATGATTTCTTTTTGTAAAAAAGATATTGCTCAATTTAATCCTGATGTAATAATTTTTATTGATAACTCAGGTTTTAACCTTCGTATAGCTAAGTGGGCAAAAAGGCAAGGTTTTAGAACTAACTATTATATTTCACCTCAAGTTTGGGCAAGTAGAGCAGGTAGAGTAAAAGATATTAAACGAGATATCGACCAAATGTTTGTAATTCTTCCATTTGAAAAAGAGTTTTACAAAAAGCATGGTTATAATGTTCGTTTTGTAGGACATCCTTTAATTGATGGAATTGCAGGAAGAGAGCAAGTTTCTATCGAAAAGTTTAGGAAAGAACATAATCTTGGGCATAAAGAGGTTATAGCACTGTTACCAGGAAGTAGAAAGCAGGAAATAACAAAAATGTTATCGGTGATGCTTTCATTGGTAGATAATTTTCCTAAATATCAATTCGTAGTGGCTGGAGCACCAAGTCAATCGTATGAGTTTTATAAAGAAATTATTCGAGATGCCAATGTAAAATTCATTAATAATAAAACGTATGACTTGTTAAGTATTTCACATGCTGCCTTGGTAGCATCAGGAACAGCAACATTGGAGACAGCTTTGTTTAAAGTACCTCAGGTAGTGTGTTATAAAGGGAGTAATATTTCCTATCAAATAGCTAAGCGAATAATAACATTAAAATATATATCGTTAGTAAATTTAATAATGGATAGAGAAGTAGTAAAAGAGTTGATACAAAATGATTTTACCAAAGAGAATTTACAGTACGAACTAACACGTATTTTAGAATCAGAACATCGTCAGAAATTATTTTTGTCATATTTTGATTTAGAGCAAAAATTAGGAGGGAAAGGAGCTTCTGAAAAAACAGCAAAGTTGATTGTTGCTGGATTAAAAAAATAA
- a CDS encoding LytR/AlgR family response regulator transcription factor has protein sequence MKILNVVIIEDEDLAAASLENLLKKSPYPISVKKRLESVEDSILWLQENTCDLILSDIHLGDGYSFEIFEKLKTSTPIIFTTAFDEYAIKSFQFFAIDYLLKPYNEELLNKAMEKYINLHENKGYTNKLEQLLLQMNSRIQHQKEKERFLVSKGSLSISIQREDVAYFMAQGKYLFLFTFDSESYLYDGTISSLEEELSEKYFFKINRKYIIQHSAIKNISKYSNNRIKIDLQPSLQVEEMLLVSAQRIKDFKNWLDN, from the coding sequence ATGAAAATATTGAATGTAGTAATAATTGAAGATGAAGATTTAGCAGCAGCTTCTTTAGAAAACTTATTAAAGAAAAGCCCTTATCCAATTTCTGTAAAAAAGCGGTTAGAAAGTGTTGAAGATTCAATTCTGTGGCTTCAAGAAAACACTTGTGATTTAATTTTAAGTGATATTCACCTTGGTGATGGTTATAGTTTTGAAATTTTTGAAAAGCTAAAAACTTCTACTCCTATTATTTTTACAACAGCCTTTGATGAGTATGCAATTAAGTCTTTTCAGTTTTTTGCTATAGACTACTTATTGAAACCATATAATGAAGAGTTACTTAATAAAGCAATGGAAAAATACATAAACCTTCATGAAAATAAAGGATATACCAATAAGCTAGAGCAATTACTATTACAAATGAATAGTAGAATACAGCATCAAAAAGAAAAAGAACGTTTTTTAGTGTCAAAAGGAAGTTTATCAATTTCTATACAAAGAGAAGATGTAGCTTATTTTATGGCGCAAGGCAAATACTTATTCTTGTTTACCTTTGATAGTGAAAGTTACCTTTATGACGGAACAATTTCTAGTTTAGAAGAAGAGTTATCAGAAAAATATTTTTTCAAGATTAATAGGAAATACATTATTCAGCATTCTGCAATTAAAAACATTTCTAAATATAGTAACAATCGTATAAAAATAGACTTACAACCTAGTTTGCAAGTGGAGGAAATGTTATTGGTGAGCGCGCAAAGAATAAAAGACTTTAAAAACTGGTTAGATAATTAG
- a CDS encoding C40 family peptidase, producing MIKKVFFICTISFLMISCGSSKNISSTYQKRGSEVTPKKVEIKSTKTNEILTKKEEVTVADKIVWTAVTYKGVPYRFGGMTKRGMDCSGLIFTSFKQRNVPIARTSHQMYVQGENISLREVQRGDLLFFKTSRKRGRVNHVGLVTSVDNGDIRFIHSTTSQGVIVTSLYENYWKRAFIKAKRVL from the coding sequence ATGATAAAAAAAGTCTTCTTCATATGTACAATATCATTTCTAATGATTTCTTGTGGATCATCAAAGAATATTAGTAGTACTTATCAAAAAAGAGGTTCAGAAGTTACTCCAAAAAAAGTAGAAATTAAGAGTACTAAAACTAATGAAATACTAACGAAAAAAGAAGAAGTAACCGTTGCTGATAAAATTGTATGGACCGCGGTTACTTATAAAGGTGTTCCGTATCGTTTTGGAGGCATGACGAAAAGAGGAATGGATTGCTCAGGATTAATTTTTACATCATTTAAACAACGAAATGTTCCTATTGCAAGAACATCACATCAAATGTATGTACAAGGAGAAAATATTTCTTTACGAGAAGTTCAGAGAGGAGACTTGTTATTTTTTAAAACCTCAAGAAAAAGAGGTAGGGTAAATCACGTTGGGTTAGTAACATCGGTGGATAATGGAGATATTCGATTTATTCACTCTACTACATCGCAAGGCGTTATTGTTACTTCACTATATGAAAATTATTGGAAGCGAGCTTTTATTAAAGCGAAGAGGGTGTTGTAG
- a CDS encoding carboxy terminal-processing peptidase, with protein sequence MKTKFIIPFLAITLLFSNSVSSNTVPNNDPEKDRVIVYVLKNILSRYHYVQKNLNDDFSEHVYNTFIDGLDPSKRYFTQEDLKEFSQYKYQIDNQLRESNIDFYKLVYQRFLEKMESGKKTYRSLLKQPFNYKKKETIDIDYDKVPYAKNETELINYWRKQLKLSILSNIEDAENQQNEKAKKDKSFKKKSFKELEAEARKKVLKNMDDLYMRIGELENSDWYSTFLNSVVTGFDPHTTYMSPRIKTRFDQEMSGKLEGIGARLQKKGIYTHIVELISGGPAWKQGELEADDIILKVAQGDEEPLDIVGMRLDDAIKFIKGKKGTEVRLTVKKKIDGSIKVIPIIRDVVELEETFVKSSIVEKNGKKYGIINLPRFYIDFNDLSRRDAAKDMEKEIERLKEEDVQGLIVDLRDNGGGSLKTAIEIGGLFINKGPIVQVKYRGEDPLVKVDTDPKIQWEGPLVVMVNEFSASASEIFAAAMQDYKRGVIIGGKQTYGKGTVQNVLPINRFYEQYPNDLGALKMTIQKFYRINGGSTQIEGVYSDISLPTRYSYMDFGERDLDGALPWDKVQQAKYTATNSYSNFADVVYNSKQRVMNNEKFNKINDYAKWLKKNQDERVYSLNYDAFKKESEAKTKEGEQFKDIFKFDSHLTFVSPKYELNLFKKDTVLEEKRVAWHKNLQKDIYVNEALNVLSELKMNDHHVAVKH encoded by the coding sequence ATGAAGACGAAGTTTATTATACCATTTTTAGCAATCACACTTTTATTTTCTAATTCTGTTAGTTCTAATACAGTTCCTAACAACGATCCAGAAAAAGATCGTGTAATTGTTTACGTTTTAAAAAATATTTTAAGTCGATACCATTACGTTCAAAAAAATCTAAACGACGATTTTTCTGAACATGTATATAATACATTTATCGATGGACTTGATCCTAGTAAACGTTATTTTACTCAAGAAGATTTAAAAGAATTCTCTCAATATAAGTATCAAATCGATAATCAACTAAGAGAATCTAACATTGATTTTTATAAGTTAGTATATCAGCGTTTTCTAGAAAAAATGGAGTCGGGTAAAAAGACCTATCGCTCTTTATTAAAACAACCTTTCAATTATAAAAAGAAAGAAACTATTGATATTGATTATGACAAAGTTCCGTATGCTAAAAACGAAACCGAATTAATCAACTACTGGAGAAAACAATTAAAGTTATCTATTTTAAGTAACATTGAAGATGCTGAAAACCAACAAAACGAAAAAGCTAAAAAGGATAAAAGTTTTAAAAAGAAAAGCTTTAAAGAACTAGAGGCTGAAGCAAGAAAGAAAGTCCTAAAAAATATGGACGATTTATACATGCGTATTGGTGAGCTTGAAAACTCTGATTGGTACTCTACATTTTTAAACAGTGTAGTTACTGGCTTTGATCCACACACAACCTACATGTCTCCACGAATTAAGACACGTTTCGATCAAGAAATGTCTGGTAAATTAGAAGGTATTGGAGCTCGTTTACAGAAAAAAGGAATTTACACACATATTGTTGAATTAATTTCTGGGGGTCCTGCATGGAAACAAGGTGAATTAGAAGCTGACGATATTATTTTAAAAGTTGCACAAGGTGATGAAGAGCCTTTAGATATTGTTGGAATGCGTTTAGATGACGCCATAAAATTTATCAAAGGGAAAAAAGGAACTGAGGTACGTTTAACTGTAAAGAAAAAGATTGATGGTTCTATTAAAGTAATCCCAATTATTAGAGATGTAGTTGAGCTTGAAGAAACTTTTGTAAAATCAAGTATTGTTGAAAAAAATGGTAAAAAATACGGGATTATTAATCTTCCTAGATTTTATATAGATTTTAATGACTTAAGCCGTAGAGATGCTGCTAAAGACATGGAAAAAGAGATTGAACGTTTAAAAGAAGAAGATGTTCAAGGTTTAATTGTTGATTTACGTGATAACGGTGGTGGATCATTAAAAACAGCTATTGAAATTGGTGGTTTATTCATCAATAAAGGCCCAATTGTTCAAGTAAAATACCGTGGTGAAGATCCTTTAGTAAAAGTAGATACTGACCCTAAAATTCAATGGGAAGGACCTTTAGTAGTAATGGTAAATGAATTTTCTGCTTCAGCTTCTGAAATTTTTGCTGCTGCAATGCAAGATTATAAACGTGGTGTTATTATTGGTGGTAAACAAACTTACGGTAAAGGAACTGTACAAAATGTATTACCTATAAACCGTTTTTATGAACAATACCCTAACGATTTAGGTGCTTTAAAAATGACCATTCAAAAGTTCTATAGAATTAATGGTGGATCTACTCAAATTGAAGGAGTTTATTCTGATATTTCTTTACCTACCCGATATAGCTATATGGATTTTGGAGAACGTGATTTAGATGGTGCTTTACCTTGGGATAAGGTACAACAAGCAAAATATACTGCTACGAATTCATACAGTAACTTTGCTGATGTAGTATACAACAGTAAGCAACGCGTAATGAATAACGAAAAGTTTAATAAAATAAACGATTATGCTAAGTGGTTAAAGAAAAATCAAGACGAAAGAGTTTATTCTTTAAACTATGATGCTTTTAAAAAGGAAAGTGAAGCTAAAACCAAAGAAGGAGAACAGTTTAAAGATATTTTTAAATTTGATTCTCATCTAACTTTTGTCTCTCCTAAATATGAGTTAAATTTATTTAAAAAAGATACTGTTTTAGAAGAAAAAAGAGTTGCATGGCATAAAAATCTTCAAAAAGACATTTATGTAAATGAAGCATTAAACGTTCTTAGCGAATTGAAAATGAACGATCATCATGTGGCTGTAAAACATTAA
- the surE gene encoding 5'/3'-nucleotidase SurE, whose protein sequence is MQDRPLILVTNDDGITAPGIRMLIEIMNKIGDVVVVAPDSPQSGMGHAITVNNVLHCNPITIDEGPQIEYSCSGTPADCVKMAKNEILNRTPDLCVSGINHGSNSSINVIYSGTMSAAVEAGIEGIPAIGFSLLDFDWHADFRAARKFIEKIALNVLLNGLPDGVILNVNIPKLKEDEIKGVRICRQANGYWKETFDKRKSPFGKEYYWLSGEFINRDKGQDTDIWALENGFISVVPVQFDMTAHHAIQKLHTWDI, encoded by the coding sequence ATGCAAGATAGACCTTTGATTTTAGTTACGAATGATGACGGAATTACAGCTCCTGGTATTCGTATGTTGATTGAAATTATGAATAAAATAGGGGATGTAGTAGTGGTGGCTCCTGATAGCCCACAAAGTGGAATGGGGCATGCTATTACGGTAAATAATGTGTTACATTGTAATCCTATTACCATTGATGAAGGTCCTCAAATTGAGTACAGTTGTTCTGGTACGCCAGCAGATTGTGTTAAAATGGCAAAAAATGAAATTTTAAATCGTACACCTGATTTATGTGTTTCAGGAATTAATCACGGATCCAATTCATCCATCAATGTAATTTATTCAGGAACCATGAGTGCTGCTGTTGAAGCTGGTATTGAAGGAATTCCAGCAATAGGTTTTTCTTTGTTAGATTTTGATTGGCATGCTGATTTTAGAGCTGCACGTAAGTTTATAGAAAAAATAGCGTTAAATGTTTTATTAAACGGATTACCTGATGGAGTAATTTTAAATGTAAACATTCCGAAGTTAAAAGAAGACGAAATTAAAGGAGTTCGTATATGTAGACAAGCGAATGGTTATTGGAAAGAAACGTTTGATAAACGTAAAAGCCCATTCGGAAAAGAGTATTATTGGCTTTCAGGAGAGTTTATTAATAGAGATAAAGGACAAGATACTGATATTTGGGCGTTAGAAAATGGTTTTATATCGGTAGTGCCTGTTCAATTTGATATGACAGCGCATCACGCAATTCAAAAGTTACACACATGGGACATATAA